One stretch of Xanthomonas sp. DAR 35659 DNA includes these proteins:
- a CDS encoding lytic transglycosylase domain-containing protein — protein sequence MRSLLLTAALTLVIASAAPPASAATPVGAALEQTVAGLNALPTDPAALPPATTRNGHAILANFRDGLADAQCDSSATDARWKQQFSRAPARLANEDEDVLPLFGYVVDELRAADLPTEFALIPFVESGYRPAARSSSGPAGLWQFIADTARNHDVPVEGGYDGRLSAVDSTRAAVRYLKTLHGMFGGDWRLALMAYNAGEYRVLQSMRRAGMNAQNAEPAKLPGLSPITYAYVEKLHALACVLEQAQTRDEWMASLDREVPILQARTLPAGMALNDWAQQQALQGNQIARLNPALGSTRGSKRTLPVLAPVGAGGRAATAAADALAATQAQAETPAARTVASADAAPAPRARAAAARRTHTVRDGDTAWTIARRYGITVQTLLAKNGLSARSVLRPGMVLSYDE from the coding sequence ATGAGGTCGCTGCTGTTGACGGCGGCGCTGACGCTGGTCATCGCGTCGGCGGCCCCGCCCGCGAGCGCGGCCACGCCGGTGGGCGCTGCCCTGGAGCAGACCGTCGCCGGCTTGAACGCCCTGCCGACGGACCCCGCGGCGCTGCCGCCGGCGACCACCCGTAACGGCCACGCCATCCTGGCCAACTTCCGCGACGGCCTGGCCGACGCGCAGTGCGACAGCAGCGCCACCGACGCGCGCTGGAAGCAGCAGTTCTCGCGCGCGCCGGCACGCCTGGCCAACGAGGACGAGGACGTGCTGCCGCTGTTCGGCTACGTGGTGGACGAACTGCGCGCCGCCGACCTGCCCACCGAATTCGCGCTGATCCCCTTCGTCGAGAGCGGCTACCGGCCCGCCGCGCGCAGCAGCAGCGGTCCGGCCGGACTGTGGCAGTTCATCGCCGACACCGCGCGCAACCACGATGTCCCGGTCGAAGGCGGCTACGACGGGCGCCTGTCCGCGGTGGACTCCACTCGCGCCGCGGTGCGCTACCTGAAGACCCTGCACGGCATGTTCGGCGGCGACTGGCGCCTGGCGCTGATGGCCTACAACGCCGGCGAGTACCGCGTGCTGCAATCGATGCGCCGCGCCGGCATGAATGCGCAGAACGCCGAGCCGGCCAAGTTGCCCGGTCTGTCGCCGATCACCTACGCCTACGTCGAGAAACTGCATGCGCTGGCCTGCGTGCTGGAACAGGCGCAGACGCGCGACGAATGGATGGCCTCGCTGGACCGCGAGGTGCCGATCCTGCAGGCACGCACCCTGCCCGCCGGCATGGCCCTGAACGACTGGGCGCAGCAGCAGGCGCTGCAGGGCAACCAGATCGCGCGCCTGAATCCGGCGCTTGGCAGCACCCGCGGCAGCAAGCGCACGCTGCCGGTGCTGGCACCGGTCGGCGCCGGCGGTCGCGCGGCCACTGCCGCCGCCGACGCGCTGGCGGCGACGCAGGCGCAGGCCGAGACGCCCGCCGCCCGCACCGTCGCGAGCGCCGATGCCGCGCCCGCGCCGCGCGCGCGCGCGGCCGCCGCGCGCCGTACCCACACGGTCCGCGATGGCGACACCGCGTGGACCATCGCCAGGCGCTACGGCATCACCGTGCAGACCCTACTGGCGAAGAACGGGCTGTCCGCGCGCAGCGTGCTGCGCCCGGGCATGGTGCTGAGCTACGACGAGTAA
- a CDS encoding methyltransferase domain-containing protein: MPAAPFPRQAAVSSWFDTAVAQQLLQAEQPLILDALLRRPAQPWLWLAPVPFAPLPRELPGRGVRLHRTAHGYAGDLVCTLPLPLPSESVNAIVLQHVLGADAAALLEECERVLMPGGRLWLFALNAMSPYRLRWRRQGLVARPPGRWRGLLEQAGLPCVEHLRYLGPVWPARTGNAAATSGAPLRAVCMLQAEKRTAAGIGPIPLRAPVRWRGSAASI; encoded by the coding sequence ATGCCTGCCGCCCCGTTCCCCCGTCAAGCCGCCGTCTCATCCTGGTTTGATACGGCGGTGGCGCAGCAACTGCTCCAGGCCGAGCAGCCGCTGATCCTGGACGCCCTGTTGCGGCGCCCGGCGCAGCCCTGGCTGTGGCTGGCGCCGGTGCCGTTCGCGCCGCTGCCGCGCGAGCTGCCCGGGCGTGGCGTGCGCCTGCACCGCACCGCGCACGGCTACGCCGGCGACCTGGTCTGCACCTTGCCGTTGCCGCTGCCGTCGGAGAGCGTCAACGCGATCGTGCTGCAGCACGTGCTCGGTGCCGACGCCGCGGCGTTGCTGGAGGAATGCGAGCGGGTGCTGATGCCGGGCGGCCGGCTCTGGCTGTTCGCGCTGAACGCGATGAGCCCGTACCGATTGCGCTGGCGCCGGCAGGGCCTGGTGGCGCGGCCGCCGGGACGCTGGCGCGGCTTGCTGGAGCAGGCCGGGCTGCCCTGCGTGGAGCATCTGCGCTATCTCGGCCCGGTGTGGCCTGCCCGCACCGGCAATGCGGCGGCGACCTCCGGCGCGCCGTTGCGCGCGGTCTGCATGCTGCAGGCGGAGAAGCGCACCGCCGCCGGCATCGGCCCCATCCCGCTGCGCGCGCCGGTCCGCTGGCGCGGCTCGGCTGCCTCCATCTGA
- the gloB gene encoding hydroxyacylglutathione hydrolase, protein MRLIALPAFQDNYIWAIAAEDGRAVVVDPGQAAPVFEAAAQGLHPAAVLLTHHHDDHIGGVAALRERWPDLPVYAPDDEPRIPFASRRVGDGEDVQVLQWRFQTLAVPGHTRSHVAYVGHGHLFSGDTLFSLGCGRMFEGTPSQMLGSLQKLAALPGATLVCCGHEYTLANAAFAVTVDPTNAALRQRHQEVQAMRHAARPTVPVTLASELATNPFLRTASAAVEQAVAARLGRGARDEVEVFAELRRWKDDFRA, encoded by the coding sequence ATGCGACTGATCGCCCTGCCCGCATTCCAGGATAACTACATCTGGGCGATCGCCGCCGAGGATGGCCGCGCCGTGGTGGTCGACCCCGGCCAGGCCGCACCGGTGTTCGAGGCCGCCGCGCAGGGACTGCACCCGGCCGCCGTGCTGCTGACCCATCACCACGACGACCACATCGGCGGCGTGGCGGCCCTGCGCGAGCGCTGGCCGGACCTGCCGGTGTACGCACCTGACGACGAGCCGCGCATCCCGTTCGCCAGCCGGCGCGTGGGCGATGGCGAGGACGTGCAGGTGCTGCAGTGGCGGTTCCAGACCCTTGCCGTGCCTGGGCATACCCGCTCGCATGTGGCCTACGTCGGCCACGGCCATCTGTTCAGCGGCGATACCCTGTTCAGCCTGGGCTGTGGGCGCATGTTCGAAGGTACGCCCTCCCAGATGTTGGGTTCGCTGCAGAAGCTGGCCGCCCTCCCCGGCGCCACGCTGGTGTGCTGCGGACACGAATACACCCTGGCCAATGCGGCATTCGCCGTCACGGTCGATCCCACCAACGCTGCCTTGCGGCAACGCCATCAGGAAGTCCAGGCCATGCGTCACGCTGCCCGTCCCACTGTTCCCGTCACGCTCGCCAGCGAACTGGCGACCAATCCGTTCCTGCGCACCGCCTCGGCGGCGGTCGAGCAGGCGGTCGCCGCCCGGCTCGGCCGCGGCGCGCGCGACGAAGTGGAGGTATTCGCCGAATTGAGGCGCTGGAAAGACGATTTCCGCGCATGA